From Candidatus Saganbacteria bacterium, one genomic window encodes:
- the serS gene encoding serine--tRNA ligase, with protein MLDIKLLRDNPQEVITKLQRRGIDKELIEEIIEIDKDRREMVSKIDKIKKERNEISEEIGKFKKMGDDVSDLLAKAKLIGDGIEESEEGLRKTETKIRQIILKIPNLPHHSVPGGKDSSGNVEIRRWGEPKKFNFKPKSHDEIGESLGLLNFEEAAKLSGARFVVYHGAGASLERALINLMLDTHSKENGYEEVLAPVLVKPECFEGTGQLPKFSEEIFKCPEDSLYLVPTAEVSVTNLHREEIINYEKLPIKYCSYSPCFRREAGSYGKDVKGILRQHQFNKVELVKFVDPQKSYEEHEALTADAEKILQKLGLPYRVVLLCTGDLGFSSAKTYDLEVWFPSENCYREISSCSNFEDFQARRANIRFKRDAKSKTEFVHTLNGSGLAVGRTAAAILENYQQVDGSIIVPEALIPYMGKGAIK; from the coding sequence ATGCTTGATATAAAACTTTTAAGAGATAATCCCCAGGAAGTAATAACAAAGCTGCAGCGGCGCGGCATAGATAAGGAATTGATCGAAGAAATCATAGAGATAGATAAAGATCGCCGCGAAATGGTTTCTAAGATCGATAAGATCAAGAAAGAACGCAATGAAATTTCGGAAGAGATTGGGAAATTTAAAAAAATGGGAGACGATGTTTCCGATCTTTTGGCCAAAGCAAAGCTTATTGGAGATGGGATTGAAGAGTCCGAAGAAGGCTTAAGAAAAACTGAAACAAAAATCAGGCAAATAATCTTAAAAATTCCCAATCTACCGCACCATAGCGTCCCGGGCGGGAAAGATTCATCCGGCAATGTTGAAATAAGGAGATGGGGCGAGCCAAAAAAGTTCAATTTTAAACCTAAATCTCATGACGAAATCGGCGAATCCCTGGGATTATTGAATTTTGAAGAAGCCGCGAAACTATCCGGCGCGCGATTTGTCGTATACCATGGCGCAGGGGCAAGCCTTGAGCGCGCGCTTATAAATCTAATGCTTGATACTCATTCCAAAGAAAATGGCTACGAAGAGGTATTAGCGCCTGTTCTTGTTAAACCTGAATGTTTCGAGGGTACTGGTCAGCTTCCGAAATTCTCGGAAGAAATATTCAAATGCCCCGAAGATTCACTTTATTTAGTACCTACCGCTGAAGTTTCGGTCACAAACCTTCATCGCGAAGAAATAATAAATTATGAAAAACTCCCGATCAAATATTGCAGTTATTCACCTTGCTTTAGACGCGAAGCCGGATCTTATGGGAAAGATGTCAAAGGAATTTTGAGACAGCACCAATTTAACAAAGTTGAACTTGTGAAGTTCGTCGATCCTCAAAAGTCATATGAAGAGCATGAAGCGTTAACAGCCGATGCCGAAAAGATACTTCAAAAGCTAGGCCTTCCATACAGGGTGGTTTTATTGTGCACCGGAGACTTGGGCTTCTCGTCAGCAAAGACTTATGATCTTGAAGTTTGGTTTCCATCCGAAAATTGCTACAGAGAAATTTCATCATGTTCGAATTTCGAAGATTTTCAGGCAAGGCGGGCCAATATAAGATTCAAGCGCGATGCAAAATCAAAGACTGAATTCGTACATACTTTGAATGGATCCGGGCTAGCTGTAGGACGGACTGCTGCGGCGATCCTTGAGAATTATCAGCAAGTTGATGGATCAATTATTGTCCCAGAAGCGTTGATCCCATATATGGGGAAAGGGGCGATAAAATAA
- a CDS encoding endonuclease domain-containing protein — protein MRNQDFKSTIKETVRKLRINQTESESILWEYIRNRQLLNCKFLRQFPIIFKWNNQKRFLIADFYCYEAKLIIELDGKIHDRQKNYDQVRDFALNALGLEVIRIKNIEVEKNIDSVINLINSRLSRILSSSIFKRGGIKGGELAAN, from the coding sequence ATGAGAAATCAAGATTTTAAGAGTACAATCAAGGAAACAGTTAGGAAGTTGAGGATTAACCAGACTGAAAGTGAAAGCATTCTTTGGGAATATATTAGAAATAGGCAACTTTTAAACTGTAAATTTCTTCGCCAATTCCCAATAATTTTCAAATGGAATAATCAAAAACGTTTTTTAATTGCCGATTTCTATTGTTATGAAGCAAAACTCATTATTGAATTAGATGGCAAAATTCACGATAGGCAAAAAAATTATGATCAAGTAAGAGATTTCGCCTTAAACGCATTAGGTTTAGAAGTTATCAGGATCAAAAACATTGAGGTTGAGAAGAATATAGACTCTGTAATAAATTTGATCAATAGTCGATTAAGTCGAATCCTATCCTCCTCTATTTTTAAGAGAGGGGGAATAAAAGGGGGTGAGTTAGCTGCAAATTAA
- a CDS encoding class I SAM-dependent methyltransferase produces the protein MADIKKQADYYENLLSTYGDHFLSLDWKSPESQGIRFNVFADLINMFVPDSFSVLDVGCGFGDLYDFLRKQNYKYSYTGFDIAPKIIDMARKKYPQAKFDVCDILQTKNIEKRDFIFLCGALNICFTDRDIHMEYIKSMLIRMFELCKIAVGVNFLSSKALYYVKDEDLNQKQYFYSKPEEITAMAKGLCDRFVIRHDYHPGDFTVYLIK, from the coding sequence ATGGCCGACATCAAAAAACAAGCGGACTACTACGAAAACCTGCTTTCGACCTATGGAGACCACTTCTTGTCGCTGGACTGGAAGAGCCCGGAAAGCCAAGGTATAAGATTCAACGTCTTTGCCGATCTTATCAATATGTTCGTGCCGGATAGCTTTTCTGTCTTGGATGTGGGCTGCGGGTTTGGCGATCTATATGACTTTTTGCGCAAACAAAATTATAAATATTCATACACGGGCTTCGATATTGCTCCCAAGATCATCGACATGGCGCGCAAAAAATATCCCCAGGCAAAATTCGATGTTTGCGATATACTTCAAACAAAAAATATTGAAAAGCGCGATTTTATCTTTCTATGCGGTGCGCTGAATATCTGTTTTACCGACCGCGATATCCATATGGAATACATAAAATCAATGTTGATTAGGATGTTCGAATTGTGTAAGATAGCAGTAGGAGTGAATTTCCTTTCGTCCAAAGCCTTATATTATGTAAAGGACGAAGACCTAAACCAAAAGCAGTATTTTTATTCAAAACCCGAAGAGATCACTGCAATGGCAAAAGGGCTTTGCGATCGATTTGTAATAAGGCACGACTATCATCCGGGAGATTTTACGGTGTATTTAATAAAATGA
- the cysE gene encoding serine O-acetyltransferase yields MFDGFRTIFERDPAAANIFEVLLYQGLWAMFFYRIAHILYLMGIPVIPRLISQISRLLTLIEIHPGAKIGRRFFIDHGNGVVIGETAIIGDDVTIYQGVTLGGTGKERGKRHPTIGDNVVIGAEAIVLGNITIGDNSRIGAASIVTKSVPQNSTVVGNPARFVVRDGKRIETLAHADLPDIIEDLEKRIKKLEEKIGS; encoded by the coding sequence ATGTTTGACGGATTTAGGACGATATTTGAAAGAGACCCGGCTGCGGCCAATATTTTTGAAGTATTGCTGTACCAGGGATTGTGGGCTATGTTTTTTTACAGGATCGCGCATATATTATATTTAATGGGCATACCTGTCATTCCGCGCTTGATATCACAGATATCCAGGCTGCTTACACTGATAGAGATACATCCTGGAGCTAAGATAGGAAGAAGATTTTTTATCGACCATGGCAACGGGGTTGTGATAGGTGAAACGGCAATAATAGGCGACGATGTGACTATTTATCAAGGCGTTACTCTTGGCGGTACAGGAAAAGAAAGAGGCAAGCGCCACCCAACGATCGGCGATAACGTTGTTATTGGCGCCGAAGCAATCGTGCTTGGGAATATTACGATCGGCGATAACTCGAGAATTGGCGCGGCATCTATTGTTACAAAATCTGTTCCGCAAAATTCGACCGTTGTCGGAAATCCCGCTCGATTCGTTGTCCGCGACGGGAAGAGGATAGAAACCCTTGCGCATGCGGACCTTCCCGATATTATCGAAGATCTCGAAAAAAGAATAAAGAAGCTGGAAGAAAAAATTGGCTCTTAA
- a CDS encoding peptidoglycan bridge formation glycyltransferase FemA/FemB family protein — protein sequence MQIKKEISPSEWNDFIKDFPEPDILQSYEWSELKSLHGWTPIRIAVEDNGNIVAAISILKRKLPRLPYCLFYAPRGPVLDYKNIEAFDFLLKAIDIETKRHSAIALKIDPQILEDDQHVTNLLKSRGFQYKKQNVQPRTTFIVSLDWPIDQLMSTFEEKTRYNIRLSLKKGVTVKEMSDDQGVEIFYNIYKETAKRDNFLIHPIKYYKNIKKILVDKRMANIFIAYHNDIPVAGVFTFIFGSRVWYMYGASLSSYRNIMPNHALHWHIIKWAKEKGYASYDLFGIPSTPNPSHPLWGVYRFKKGFNGKLMKYIGVYDLVYNKFMYFLLENGISLYKNIRSLLLKGKISDSLEE from the coding sequence CTGCAAATTAAGAAAGAAATTTCTCCAAGCGAATGGAATGATTTTATCAAGGATTTTCCGGAGCCGGATATCCTCCAATCTTACGAATGGAGCGAGTTGAAGTCTCTTCACGGCTGGACACCGATCCGAATTGCTGTTGAAGATAATGGCAATATAGTTGCCGCGATCTCTATTTTGAAACGCAAACTCCCTCGCTTGCCTTACTGTTTATTTTACGCGCCACGCGGTCCCGTTCTCGATTACAAAAACATCGAAGCCTTTGATTTTCTACTCAAGGCAATTGACATAGAAACAAAGCGACATAGCGCCATAGCTTTAAAGATCGATCCCCAAATATTAGAAGACGATCAACATGTTACGAATCTGCTTAAGAGCCGAGGGTTCCAATACAAAAAACAAAATGTCCAACCTCGTACAACTTTTATTGTTAGCTTGGATTGGCCGATAGACCAATTAATGTCGACCTTTGAAGAAAAAACCCGCTATAACATCCGTTTGTCTTTGAAAAAAGGCGTTACTGTCAAAGAAATGTCCGATGACCAAGGTGTCGAAATCTTTTACAATATTTATAAAGAAACGGCAAAACGCGACAACTTTCTTATCCATCCGATAAAATATTATAAAAATATCAAAAAAATTTTAGTCGATAAGAGAATGGCAAACATTTTTATTGCATATCATAATGACATTCCTGTTGCCGGAGTGTTCACTTTTATTTTCGGATCGCGCGTTTGGTATATGTACGGAGCCTCTCTTTCTTCATATAGAAATATTATGCCGAACCATGCATTGCACTGGCACATCATCAAGTGGGCAAAGGAGAAAGGTTATGCCAGTTATGATCTGTTCGGTATTCCCTCGACGCCGAACCCTTCCCATCCCCTTTGGGGAGTTTATCGTTTCAAGAAAGGTTTTAACGGGAAACTCATGAAATATATCGGCGTCTATGATCTTGTATATAATAAATTTATGTATTTCCTACTTGAAAACGGGATATCTCTATACAAAAACATAAGAAGCTTATTATTGAAAGGAAAGATTTCTGATTCGCTTGAAGAATAG
- a CDS encoding cysteine--tRNA ligase, translating to MALKIYNDLTRKFDEFSPLNPDKVSMYVCGITPYDETHLGHARAYITFDIVRRYFEFLNYEVKHVQNFTDVDDKIIKKSEIRNPKSETNSKSELQNPKQKCREVSEKYIASYFEVMDKLNIKRANIYPKATEHIPEMVSWIKGLIDRGFAYLLDDGVYFEVSKFKDYGKLSGRKLDEMESGARVDVNQKKRNPLDFALWKLVKEGEPSWESPWGAGRPGWHIECSAMSTKYLGEQFDIHGGGLDLEFPHHENEIAQTEALTNKVPWVKYWMHNGFVNINSQKMSKSLGNFFTLTDIFIKYDPMIVRLFLLMTHYRSPINFSDEQLNEAKTAYSKIVNIVYEIDFLISKVREPEAEIEVLETDDELARFKNEFVSAMDDDFNTAKAIGIVFEFIGFVNKHIKREKIDTGSLKEYKKLIFELCGILGLKIEDRESSIKNQASSIDNPDIEKLISERNEARASKNFKRADEMRKQLLGSGIILEDTAYGTKWSKS from the coding sequence TTGGCTCTTAAGATCTACAACGACCTGACCCGCAAGTTCGACGAGTTTTCTCCATTGAACCCTGACAAAGTTTCGATGTATGTCTGCGGAATAACCCCTTATGACGAAACGCATTTGGGCCATGCGCGCGCATATATAACTTTCGATATTGTGAGGCGCTATTTCGAATTTCTAAATTATGAAGTCAAACATGTTCAGAACTTTACGGACGTTGATGATAAGATCATTAAAAAATCCGAAATCCGAAATCCGAAATCCGAAACAAACTCAAAATCAGAATTACAAAATCCAAAACAAAAATGCAGGGAAGTTTCAGAGAAATATATTGCTTCGTATTTTGAAGTGATGGATAAGCTAAATATTAAAAGAGCTAATATTTACCCAAAAGCCACTGAACATATACCTGAAATGGTCTCGTGGATAAAAGGTTTGATCGATCGAGGATTTGCTTATCTATTGGATGACGGGGTATATTTTGAAGTTTCGAAATTCAAAGATTATGGAAAACTTTCGGGAAGAAAATTGGACGAGATGGAATCGGGTGCGCGAGTAGATGTTAACCAAAAGAAACGAAATCCTTTAGATTTCGCCCTGTGGAAGCTAGTTAAAGAAGGCGAGCCATCATGGGAGTCGCCATGGGGCGCTGGGCGGCCGGGCTGGCATATAGAGTGTTCCGCAATGTCTACAAAATATCTTGGCGAGCAATTCGATATCCATGGCGGAGGACTTGATCTTGAATTTCCTCATCATGAGAACGAGATCGCACAAACAGAGGCTTTGACCAATAAAGTTCCATGGGTCAAATATTGGATGCACAACGGTTTTGTGAATATTAATTCGCAAAAGATGTCGAAATCACTTGGGAATTTCTTCACACTTACGGATATATTTATAAAATATGATCCAATGATTGTTCGTTTGTTTTTATTGATGACTCATTACAGGAGCCCGATAAACTTTTCAGATGAGCAGTTAAATGAAGCAAAAACCGCTTATTCAAAGATCGTAAATATCGTTTACGAAATAGATTTCTTGATATCAAAAGTCCGCGAGCCTGAAGCCGAGATCGAAGTCCTTGAAACCGATGATGAGCTTGCGAGATTCAAAAATGAATTCGTATCTGCGATGGATGATGACTTTAATACAGCTAAAGCTATCGGAATTGTTTTTGAATTCATCGGGTTTGTAAATAAGCATATTAAGCGAGAGAAGATCGATACCGGCTCACTTAAGGAATATAAGAAGCTTATTTTTGAATTATGCGGCATATTGGGCTTGAAAATCGAGGATCGAGAATCCAGTATCAAGAATCAAGCATCAAGTATCGATAATCCTGACATTGAAAAACTCATTTCCGAGAGAAACGAAGCTCGCGCAAGCAAAAACTTCAAACGCGCGGATGAAATGCGAAAACAGCTATTGGGATCAGGCATTATCCTCGAAGACACGGCTTATGGGACGAAGTGGAGTAAGAGTTAG
- a CDS encoding potassium channel protein, whose amino-acid sequence MNPLRRLIIPVLMLLSIIGIGIFGFSYIEKWPLIDSIYMVVITLSTVGFREVHPLNTLGKIFTMGIIVTGVGAAVYTLSQIVEMIVEGEIIGYRRRKKMEKKINGMKDHYIICGFGRVGHQVAAEFDAAKIPYMVIDNKPETATELDAKFIPYIIGDGANDAVLENAGIKRAKGMIAANDSDTANVYVTLSARVANPSMTILARAGSIDVEEKLKKAGANRVISPYFIAGKRLAAMVTKPIGMDFLDTVLHSEHLEMEMREFDVDGKSHLTGKTLGELQLRQKSGAYIVAIRGSSGTFNYQPVAESKIETDDILVAIGTPKQLDILDKLIK is encoded by the coding sequence ATGAATCCTTTAAGACGACTGATAATACCTGTTCTAATGCTTCTTTCGATAATTGGCATTGGGATTTTTGGCTTTTCATATATTGAAAAATGGCCGCTTATAGACTCGATCTATATGGTCGTAATTACCTTGTCGACTGTTGGATTCCGCGAGGTCCATCCTTTAAATACCCTTGGAAAAATATTCACCATGGGTATTATCGTGACAGGCGTTGGCGCGGCGGTTTATACTTTAAGCCAGATCGTCGAAATGATAGTTGAAGGGGAAATTATTGGGTATAGAAGGAGAAAAAAAATGGAGAAAAAAATAAACGGGATGAAGGATCATTATATTATTTGCGGATTTGGGCGCGTTGGGCATCAAGTCGCGGCAGAATTTGACGCGGCAAAGATTCCGTACATGGTAATCGACAATAAGCCGGAAACCGCCACCGAATTGGATGCTAAATTCATACCATATATAATCGGCGATGGAGCCAATGATGCTGTTCTTGAAAATGCCGGGATCAAAAGGGCGAAAGGAATGATCGCGGCGAATGATTCCGATACCGCAAATGTTTATGTCACGCTTTCGGCTCGAGTTGCAAATCCCTCCATGACAATATTAGCCCGAGCCGGCAGTATTGATGTGGAAGAAAAATTAAAAAAAGCCGGAGCGAACAGGGTTATTTCCCCTTATTTCATTGCCGGAAAACGTCTGGCGGCTATGGTCACAAAACCGATCGGTATGGACTTTTTGGATACTGTTTTGCATAGCGAGCATTTGGAAATGGAAATGCGGGAATTTGATGTTGACGGTAAAAGCCATTTAACCGGAAAAACCTTGGGAGAATTGCAGCTCAGGCAGAAGTCCGGGGCGTATATTGTCGCGATCAGAGGAAGCAGCGGCACATTTAATTATCAGCCTGTCGCGGAATCAAAAATCGAAACAGATGATATATTGGTCGCGATCGGGACCCCGAAGCAGTTGGATATTCTTGATAAATTAATAAAGTAA
- a CDS encoding zinc ribbon domain-containing protein, whose translation MPTYDYKCEQCGHIFEIVQRITEEPLKFCPECKGIIKRLISAAGIVFKGSGFHVTDYAKKDPKSSDPPKVEAPKTESPKTENPKSETSKS comes from the coding sequence ATGCCTACCTACGATTATAAATGCGAACAGTGCGGACATATATTTGAAATTGTCCAAAGAATAACGGAAGAACCATTAAAATTCTGCCCGGAATGCAAGGGAATAATTAAGAGATTGATATCTGCCGCTGGGATAGTTTTTAAGGGATCAGGGTTCCATGTGACTGATTACGCGAAGAAAGATCCTAAATCTTCTGATCCTCCAAAAGTAGAAGCTCCAAAAACCGAAAGCCCCAAAACGGAAAATCCGAAATCAGAAACATCGAAATCCTAA
- a CDS encoding aminodeoxychorismate/anthranilate synthase component II, protein MILMIDNYDSFTYNLVQYLMELGEELKVYRNDKITISEIEKLNPKQIIISPGPGSPENAGISPETIKHFAGKKPILGVCLGMQAIGYVFGGKIVRAKSLMHGKTSKIYHDGKTIFKDIPSPFTATRYHSLVVERESLPKTLEISAWTKEDDEIMGLRHKELKIEGVQFHPESILTEHGKQLLKNFLYL, encoded by the coding sequence ATGATATTAATGATCGATAACTACGACTCGTTCACCTACAATCTCGTCCAATATCTAATGGAATTAGGCGAGGAACTCAAAGTTTACCGCAATGACAAGATCACGATTTCCGAGATCGAAAAACTAAACCCCAAGCAGATAATAATATCACCCGGACCGGGAAGCCCTGAAAATGCGGGCATTTCACCTGAAACGATAAAGCATTTCGCGGGGAAGAAGCCGATCCTAGGCGTTTGTCTTGGCATGCAGGCGATCGGCTATGTTTTTGGCGGAAAGATCGTTAGGGCGAAATCATTGATGCACGGAAAGACCTCAAAAATATATCATGACGGAAAAACTATTTTCAAAGACATCCCCTCCCCTTTCACGGCAACCCGCTATCATTCGCTTGTTGTCGAAAGGGAATCGCTTCCTAAAACTTTGGAAATTTCGGCGTGGACAAAAGAAGACGATGAAATAATGGGATTGAGGCATAAGGAATTAAAAATTGAAGGAGTACAATTCCACCCAGAGTCAATATTAACCGAACATGGAAAACAATTGCTTAAGAACTTTCTTTATTTATAA